In one window of Lewinella sp. 4G2 DNA:
- a CDS encoding heme exporter protein CcmB, whose protein sequence is MRKGLTSTVAAHLLRKTYPALLPRPANRRIIVTVTTLEQIAHLLRWEIKTEWRDRSAISSVFLYVAVTATIVYLAITNFSAMTFNAVLWIVLFFGALVASGRSFLREGGRRHLYYYQLASPEALLASKWIYNTLIIWIVSGLSYGILTFFARESYLFETGAFLAAIGLGGIGLSAVLTFVAAISARAGGNGTLMAILSLPLLTPLLYLLVNLGGNAFGLTSGQAGSIIIYLAALDLIGLAVGLVLFPFVWRD, encoded by the coding sequence TTGCGGAAAGGACTAACCAGTACCGTGGCGGCTCACCTTTTACGTAAGACTTACCCGGCACTCCTCCCTCGTCCCGCCAACCGCCGTATCATTGTGACCGTGACTACCCTGGAGCAAATCGCCCACCTTTTACGCTGGGAAATCAAAACGGAGTGGCGGGACCGCAGCGCCATCAGCAGCGTATTCCTGTACGTGGCGGTGACGGCGACGATCGTTTACCTGGCGATCACCAACTTTTCGGCGATGACGTTCAATGCCGTGCTGTGGATCGTCCTGTTCTTTGGCGCCCTGGTCGCCAGCGGACGTAGTTTCTTGCGGGAAGGGGGCCGGCGTCACCTCTATTATTACCAACTGGCGAGCCCGGAGGCCCTGCTGGCGAGTAAGTGGATCTACAATACACTGATCATTTGGATCGTGTCGGGGCTGAGCTATGGCATCCTTACCTTTTTCGCGCGGGAATCCTACCTGTTTGAGACGGGAGCCTTCCTGGCCGCCATCGGGCTGGGTGGGATCGGGCTGTCGGCCGTCCTCACTTTTGTGGCGGCGATCTCTGCTCGGGCCGGGGGGAATGGAACTTTGATGGCCATCCTTTCGCTACCCTTGCTTACTCCCCTACTCTACCTGCTGGTCAATTTAGGAGGAAATGCTTTTGGCCTGACGTCTGGCCAGGCGGGAAGCATCATTATTTACCTCGCGGCCCTCGATTTGATTGGACTGGCCGTTGGCCTGGTGCTATTCCCCTTCGTGTGGAGGGATTGA
- a CDS encoding dodecin family protein, translated as MGKVLKVIEVLSESSKSYEDAIRNAVEDTGKSVRNIRSAYLNEQSVTIKDGKVDKFRVNVKITFEVDV; from the coding sequence ATGGGCAAAGTGCTTAAAGTAATCGAAGTTCTCTCTGAATCATCCAAAAGCTACGAAGACGCGATTCGCAATGCGGTAGAAGATACCGGCAAATCCGTGCGCAACATCCGTTCCGCTTACCTCAACGAGCAATCCGTCACCATCAAGGATGGTAAGGTGGATAAATTCCGCGTGAATGTGAAGATCACCTTCGAAGTGGACGTATAA
- the yihA gene encoding ribosome biogenesis GTP-binding protein YihA/YsxC: protein MSITSSSFSTSYARVNQIPEGQRPEFAFIGRSNVGKSSLINMLTRRKELAKTSGKPGKTQLINYFLINNSWNLTDLPGYGYALHSKKTRSKWETRTTNYFLKREQMACAMVLIDSNVPPQKIDLEFVNWLGEHGVPFVLVFTKTDRKQARGLKNVEAFKQKLLEYWEELPPTFLTSAIKFEGRDELLAFIESTLETLDWPYAETT from the coding sequence ATGTCCATTACTTCTTCCAGTTTCTCTACCAGTTACGCGCGGGTGAACCAAATACCAGAGGGGCAGCGCCCGGAGTTTGCCTTCATTGGGCGCAGTAACGTGGGTAAGAGTAGCCTGATCAATATGCTTACGCGCCGCAAGGAGCTGGCCAAAACGAGTGGGAAGCCCGGTAAAACGCAGTTGATCAACTACTTCCTGATCAACAATAGCTGGAACCTAACCGATTTGCCCGGCTACGGCTACGCCCTGCACAGCAAGAAAACCCGCTCCAAATGGGAAACGCGGACCACCAACTATTTCCTGAAACGCGAGCAGATGGCCTGCGCGATGGTCCTGATCGACAGCAACGTGCCACCTCAGAAGATCGACCTGGAATTCGTGAATTGGCTCGGCGAGCACGGCGTACCCTTCGTGCTGGTATTTACTAAGACCGACCGCAAGCAGGCCCGCGGCCTGAAAAATGTGGAGGCATTTAAGCAGAAGCTACTGGAGTACTGGGAAGAACTTCCTCCCACCTTCCTGACGAGCGCCATCAAATTTGAAGGCCGCGACGAGCTGCTCGCCTTCATCGAAAGCACCCTCGAGACGCTCGACTGGCCCTACGCCGAAACCACCTAA
- a CDS encoding N-acetylmuramoyl-L-alanine amidase encodes MFPQKLTLLFLCLLCCSVSLSAEAVTVVAKRGDGVYSILRHYGLLEFPCNLDEFYRLNMLPKNAGLRVGRSYKLPIEEVTYNGKSIRSTTNNKNYNRALDIQYFNDGLLEKGVRKKDFREDKKLWVPFHIDNCPTPPKVESTTTVPSASKPTPTPSPDKEIKDLGEITKNDGIKEQAGDDNPVQSSPRSGGRPTGPAPEQSTRSKFRTFDIFGEKYAYVPKIDDRLAGRIYYIMSGHGGPDPGASAKRNGRRIYEDEYAYDVALRLTRNILAHGGTPYMIIRDNTHGIRDERYLPADKTETVWGGDAIPLNQKKRLWQRCDIVNALYEQNLAKGLSDQTMISIHVDSRHRNKRVDLFFYHDANDMIGKKKATHMRNTIGEMYDKTRAGRGYDGTVSARDLHVLREAKPSSVFIELANMANPSDQLRILEPSNRQLIADWLLLGLY; translated from the coding sequence ATGTTCCCCCAAAAACTAACCCTCCTCTTCCTGTGCCTGCTCTGTTGCTCGGTCTCCCTGAGCGCAGAAGCCGTCACGGTGGTAGCGAAGCGGGGGGACGGCGTCTACTCCATTCTGCGCCACTACGGGCTGCTGGAATTCCCCTGTAACCTGGATGAGTTCTACCGGCTCAATATGTTGCCTAAAAACGCTGGCCTGCGGGTCGGCCGTAGCTACAAGTTGCCCATCGAGGAGGTGACCTACAACGGGAAGAGCATCCGCAGCACCACGAACAACAAGAACTACAACCGGGCGCTGGACATCCAGTACTTCAATGACGGCCTCCTTGAGAAAGGCGTTCGGAAAAAAGACTTTCGGGAGGACAAGAAATTATGGGTGCCCTTCCACATCGACAATTGCCCCACGCCGCCGAAGGTCGAATCAACGACGACGGTGCCCTCCGCCTCGAAACCTACCCCGACGCCAAGCCCGGATAAGGAAATCAAAGATTTAGGGGAGATTACCAAGAACGACGGGATCAAGGAACAGGCTGGTGACGACAACCCCGTGCAGTCCAGCCCCCGCTCCGGTGGGCGACCAACCGGCCCCGCGCCTGAGCAGTCGACGCGCAGCAAGTTCCGCACCTTCGACATCTTCGGTGAAAAGTACGCCTACGTTCCCAAGATTGATGACCGTTTGGCGGGGCGGATCTACTACATCATGTCCGGCCACGGTGGTCCCGACCCGGGTGCGTCGGCTAAACGAAATGGCCGCCGGATCTACGAAGACGAATACGCCTACGACGTAGCCCTGCGGCTGACGCGTAACATCCTCGCCCACGGCGGTACGCCCTACATGATCATTCGGGATAACACCCACGGGATTCGGGACGAGCGCTACCTCCCGGCGGACAAAACCGAAACCGTTTGGGGAGGCGACGCCATCCCTCTCAACCAAAAGAAACGGCTTTGGCAACGGTGCGATATCGTCAATGCCCTCTACGAGCAGAACCTCGCTAAAGGTTTATCCGACCAAACCATGATCAGCATCCACGTGGATAGCCGCCACCGCAACAAGCGGGTAGATCTCTTTTTCTACCATGATGCGAACGATATGATCGGGAAGAAGAAAGCCACCCACATGCGGAACACGATCGGGGAGATGTACGACAAGACCCGTGCCGGACGTGGGTACGACGGGACGGTATCCGCTCGCGATCTACACGTGCTCCGGGAAGCGAAACCCAGCAGCGTCTTCATTGAGCTGGCGAACATGGCCAACCCTTCCGATCAACTACGTATCCTGGAGCCCAGCAACCGACAATTGATTGCCGACTGGCTGTTGCTCGGTCTTTACTAG
- a CDS encoding pitrilysin family protein, translating into MSQPTVPKILPPPIHLASIPALLPAERFTLSNGLKVVALGGVDAPVLRVELIWNAGRSFEPGKLVSALTEELLLEGTPKHTGADIEAYFEQFGTQLTQPDLMDTGNLSVATTLRFAGEVLPMMAEIVAEANYSEESFQRSVRQRKQRLRENLSDNDTLAFRLITVATYGKDHPYGYNSTQSLYDELQLEDVRQFYQSHYHAGNATLFVAGQLNDEVLQLLERAFGGLRSGPVATPSTLPAIPAKPRVVQVLRPRAEQTMIRIGRSGIDIRSADFPALVVLDTIYGGYFGSRLMRNIREEKGLTYGIESEVDTYRYDGDFGVSADVANESLGIVRQEIATEAERLRQDLVGPAELEMVRAYLCGSVSNNLDGIFGHAYRHRAGILKAYEPHAFLADLSQTILEITPETIRDVAQRYLDPTKEWEVILGGAPGVDGAEVLENPLGFVP; encoded by the coding sequence ATGAGTCAACCTACCGTACCGAAGATATTGCCGCCGCCCATTCACCTGGCGAGCATTCCCGCCTTGTTGCCAGCCGAACGGTTTACGCTTTCCAACGGACTGAAGGTGGTCGCCCTCGGCGGGGTGGATGCGCCCGTTCTTCGCGTGGAGTTGATCTGGAATGCAGGCCGGTCCTTCGAACCCGGTAAGTTGGTGAGTGCCCTGACGGAAGAGCTACTGCTGGAAGGAACTCCAAAACACACGGGCGCTGACATCGAAGCCTACTTCGAGCAATTCGGCACCCAACTCACTCAGCCAGACCTGATGGATACGGGTAACCTCAGCGTTGCGACCACCCTCCGGTTTGCCGGGGAAGTCTTGCCGATGATGGCGGAAATTGTCGCGGAAGCCAACTATTCGGAGGAGAGCTTCCAGCGTTCCGTCCGCCAGCGAAAGCAACGCTTGCGGGAGAATCTTTCCGACAATGACACCCTAGCTTTCCGGCTCATCACCGTGGCGACCTACGGGAAGGACCACCCCTACGGTTACAATAGCACCCAGTCACTATACGACGAATTGCAGTTGGAGGATGTACGTCAATTCTACCAATCCCACTATCACGCCGGGAATGCCACCCTGTTTGTTGCTGGACAACTGAACGATGAAGTTTTGCAGTTGCTGGAACGGGCTTTCGGCGGACTAAGGTCCGGCCCCGTCGCAACCCCCAGTACGCTGCCTGCGATCCCAGCCAAACCGCGCGTAGTTCAGGTACTCCGTCCCCGCGCCGAACAAACGATGATCAGGATCGGCCGTTCCGGCATCGACATCCGCAGTGCAGACTTTCCCGCCCTCGTCGTTCTGGATACCATCTACGGCGGCTATTTCGGTTCCCGCTTGATGCGCAACATCCGCGAAGAAAAAGGACTTACTTACGGCATCGAATCCGAAGTAGATACCTACCGCTACGACGGCGACTTCGGCGTCTCCGCCGACGTAGCCAACGAAAGTCTCGGCATCGTCCGCCAGGAGATTGCCACCGAAGCCGAACGCCTACGTCAGGACCTCGTAGGTCCAGCGGAGCTAGAGATGGTAAGGGCCTACCTCTGCGGTTCCGTTTCCAATAACCTGGATGGCATTTTCGGCCACGCCTACCGCCACCGGGCGGGCATCCTGAAAGCTTACGAACCCCACGCCTTTTTGGCGGACCTCTCCCAAACCATCCTGGAAATTACTCCCGAAACCATTCGGGATGTAGCGCAACGGTATCTTGATCCTACAAAAGAATGGGAGGTTATTCTGGGTGGCGCGCCAGGAGTTGATGGGGCGGAGGTGTTGGAGAATCCGTTGGGGTTTGTGCCTTGA
- a CDS encoding TlpA disulfide reductase family protein — protein MIKQLFFSLLLVGMAGSLSAQAAFPTPTLKTVDHQSVELADKIGNGQVTVVAVWATWCQPCHMELDHMSKYLDKWKNELDVQFLAISVDKRHMVNRIPALVSRKGWEYDILVDSNSALQSQLGFRSIPQMYIIDGDGKIVKEFSGYRDGREEEVDRMLNQLSSK, from the coding sequence ATGATTAAGCAATTGTTTTTCTCCCTGCTCCTCGTAGGGATGGCCGGTTCACTGTCCGCCCAGGCTGCTTTTCCCACACCGACGCTGAAAACCGTCGATCACCAGTCCGTAGAGCTAGCCGATAAGATTGGCAACGGGCAAGTGACCGTCGTCGCCGTCTGGGCTACCTGGTGCCAACCCTGCCACATGGAGTTGGACCATATGAGTAAGTACCTCGATAAGTGGAAGAACGAACTCGATGTCCAATTCCTCGCCATCAGCGTCGATAAGCGCCACATGGTCAACCGCATCCCCGCGCTCGTTAGCCGCAAAGGTTGGGAGTACGATATCCTCGTCGATTCCAATTCTGCCCTGCAGAGCCAACTCGGTTTCCGTAGCATTCCCCAGATGTACATCATCGACGGTGATGGGAAGATTGTCAAGGAGTTCAGCGGTTACCGCGACGGCCGGGAAGAAGAAGTGGACCGGATGCTTAACCAGCTTTCCAGTAAGTAG
- a CDS encoding DUF805 domain-containing protein — protein sequence MIKYFTRAIGKFATFTGRSRRKEFWYFVLAVAIIKAILLNIHGSVIGNEKGLEKFLDLLFFVPSLAVAVRRLHDTGRSGWWMLMAPTGIGFIILLFWFAQDGDPHANEYGANPKGYDDGNGDDRTGRRRRKNKKYRKRLYKTLKEWEQDDDQLV from the coding sequence ATGATTAAGTACTTTACCCGGGCCATCGGAAAGTTCGCCACCTTCACTGGGCGCTCGCGCCGCAAGGAATTCTGGTACTTCGTACTGGCCGTCGCCATCATCAAAGCCATCCTCCTAAATATTCACGGTAGCGTGATTGGCAATGAAAAGGGGCTAGAGAAATTTCTGGATCTCCTCTTTTTCGTTCCCTCCCTCGCCGTAGCTGTTCGCCGTCTCCACGATACCGGCCGCAGCGGTTGGTGGATGCTAATGGCACCCACCGGGATCGGTTTCATCATTCTTCTCTTCTGGTTCGCTCAGGACGGAGACCCCCACGCTAACGAATACGGCGCCAACCCCAAAGGATATGATGATGGTAACGGTGACGACCGTACCGGCCGCCGCCGCCGTAAGAATAAGAAGTACCGTAAGCGCCTCTACAAAACCCTGAAGGAATGGGAGCAGGACGACGACCAGCTCGTTTAA
- a CDS encoding 3-deoxy-D-manno-octulosonic acid transferase yields MTPIYRLGTALYHRAIHLYGKLGNQQAAQWVAGREEQITPPKPSGKQRVWMHCASLGEWEQGRPVLDELQRRLPDWEFVLSFFSPSGYEKSKGLDLVDHVLYLPPDSPTNAEAWVRELAPDLALFVKYEFWFFHLQALHRSGVPTWLVAASFRPGQLFFKPYGGWYRRMLPFFTGIILQTEAARQLLNQAGKYPRKRTFVAGDPRMDRTRSLTTIPFSDPLIEAFCARRPTIIAGSVWPQDMAVWEEVWDQVSDHWNIIFAPHQLNEADLALTQVQWKGVRYTTATLKDVASNNVLILDTIGMLSKVYRYGRVAYVGGGFKTGLHNTLEPMAYGLPTIFGPNHEKFPEAAVAIAAGGAFSISDGEDLLNSLHTLQDEELWQEAHQAQMTTSELSAGAGRRTADIVLAGLAN; encoded by the coding sequence GTGACGCCGATCTACCGGTTGGGTACAGCGCTGTACCACCGAGCCATTCACCTCTACGGTAAGCTGGGCAATCAGCAGGCAGCCCAGTGGGTGGCGGGGCGCGAAGAGCAGATTACTCCCCCCAAACCCTCCGGAAAGCAGCGCGTTTGGATGCACTGCGCCAGCCTTGGTGAATGGGAACAGGGCCGACCGGTGCTGGATGAATTGCAACGCCGCCTTCCCGACTGGGAATTTGTTCTGAGCTTTTTTAGCCCCTCCGGTTACGAGAAATCGAAGGGCCTCGACCTGGTCGATCACGTTCTGTACTTACCTCCAGATTCCCCCACCAACGCCGAAGCCTGGGTGCGGGAATTGGCGCCGGATCTAGCGCTTTTCGTAAAGTACGAATTCTGGTTTTTCCATCTGCAGGCCCTGCACCGGTCGGGCGTTCCTACTTGGTTGGTGGCGGCCAGTTTCCGGCCCGGCCAACTTTTTTTCAAGCCTTACGGCGGTTGGTACCGGCGGATGTTACCGTTCTTCACCGGCATTATTTTGCAGACGGAAGCTGCGCGGCAATTGCTTAACCAAGCAGGCAAGTATCCGCGCAAACGCACCTTCGTGGCCGGCGACCCCCGCATGGACCGCACGCGATCGCTCACCACCATTCCGTTCAGCGATCCGCTCATTGAGGCCTTTTGTGCTCGCCGCCCTACCATTATTGCGGGTAGCGTATGGCCCCAGGATATGGCCGTGTGGGAGGAGGTTTGGGACCAAGTATCGGACCACTGGAACATCATTTTCGCGCCCCACCAACTCAACGAGGCAGATTTGGCGCTGACGCAGGTGCAGTGGAAGGGGGTGCGATACACCACCGCCACTCTGAAGGACGTCGCCTCCAACAACGTACTGATCCTCGATACCATTGGGATGCTGAGTAAAGTATACCGCTACGGCCGGGTAGCCTACGTAGGGGGTGGATTCAAAACGGGCCTCCACAATACCCTGGAACCAATGGCCTACGGACTACCGACGATCTTTGGACCAAACCACGAAAAATTCCCTGAGGCCGCTGTCGCCATCGCCGCCGGTGGGGCCTTCAGCATTAGTGACGGGGAGGACCTCCTGAATAGCCTCCACACCCTCCAGGATGAAGAGCTCTGGCAGGAAGCTCACCAAGCACAAATGACCACCAGCGAACTCAGTGCAGGCGCCGGCAGACGGACGGCCGACATCGTCCTGGCGGGGCTTGCTAATTAG